GCGCCAGCAGCAAGGACAAGGAATCCCTCGCCCAACTGCCCGTCATGGAAGCCGTCATCACGCTGCTTAACGGCGGAAAGCCGGCACGCCTGCTGTTGAAGACGCTGGCAGCCGAGGAGATCGAAATCCTCAAGGGCCTCAACCTTCTGACGTCGCACCCGGTGCTTTATGTCTGCAACGTCTCGGAAGCCGATGCATCCTCCGGCAACGAGCATACCGAGGCCGTCGCAGTGATGGCAAAGCAGCAGGGCGCCGAATGCGTGATCATCTCGGCGGCGATCGAAGCCGAAGTTGCACAGCTTCCAGCTGATGAAGCCGAGGAATTCCTCTCGGCGCTCGGTCTTAACGAGGCCGGCCTCGACCGCCTAATCCGCGCCGGCTATCACCTGCTCGACCTCATCACCTATTTCACCGTTGGCCCGAAGGAAACACGCGCCTGGACGATCGTGCGCGGCACCAAAGCCCCCGCCGCCGCCGGCGTCATCCACACCGATTTCGAACGCGGCTTCATTCGCGCCTTCACCATCGGCTTTGACGACTACATCGCCTATAAGGGCGAAGTGGGCGCCAAGGAAGCCGGCAAGGGACGCGACGAAGGCAAGGAATATGTCGTTCAGGATGGCGACGTCATCCACTTCCGCTTCAACACCTGATCAGGTTTGGACGGGGCTTGCTTCTTCTGAAGCGCTAGGTGCCACGGATCCGCTTATTTCTTCTCCCCGTCCGGGGAGAAGGTGGCTCGAAGAGTCGGATGCGGGATAACCTCTCCGCATATCTCTACCCTCGCCCCCTCATCCCGCTGCCGCGACCTTCTCCCCGGCGGGGAGAAGAAACGGGCCTCACCCGCTCGCCATCCCTCCCTCGCATCACACCTTCGATTTGACCTTTACGTAAAGGGAAAAATCATCTTAGATGCGCCGACCTTGACTGTGCGAAGGGAGGACGCCATGACGCCGGTCGCGATTTACACCTATGAGGATTTTTCCGTTGGACGGGAATTTCCCCTCGGACCGCAATCGATTTCCGCAGAGCAGATCATTGCTTTCGCCAGCGAATTCGACCCGCAACCCATGCATCTTTCCGAAGAAGCCGGCCGCCAGAGCATTCTCGGCGGGCTGGCGGCATCAGGCTGGCACACCTGCAGCCTGCTGATGCGGATGATGGCAGACAGCTATATTGCCAGTTCAACCTCGCAGGGCAGCCCCGGCATCGATTACGTCGACTGGAAAAAGCCGGTTCTGGCCGGAGATACGCTTTCGGGAAAATCCATCGTTCTGGAACAGCGCCCTTCCGCGTCGCGCGCTGGCATCGGCCTCGTGAAATTCCGCCATGAGCTTTACAATCAGCGCGGTATTCTGGTCGCGCAGGGCGAAAACACCGTAATGTTCCTGATGCGGGCAGACGGAGGCCTTGCAGCATGAGACTGGCAGAATTATCCCCGATCGGCGAGCGCGTCACCCTCGACACGCTGCATTTTTCCGCCGAAGACATCATTCGCTTCGCCCGCGATTTTGATCCGCAGCCGTTCCACCTCGATGCCGATGCCGCCAGAAACAGCGTTTTCGGCGGCCTCTGCGCTTCCGGCTGGCACACGGGCGCGGGCTGGATGAAGTGTTTCCTGTCCCATTGGGCAAAAGAGGTCAAAAGGCTGAAACAGCAGGGCATTGAGCCACCGCGGCTCGGCCCCTCCCCGGGGTTTCGAGAGCTCAAATGGAAGAAGCCGGTGTTTGCCGGTGATGATGTGACCTATTTCGTCACGCTGCTCGATACCCGTCCGCTGGAATCCCGCGCCGGCGTCTGGCTCAACACCACCTTCAACGAAGGCGTAAACCAGTCGGGAGAAACGGTGCTGACCTTCCGCAGCGGGGTTCTGGAGTTCGAATAGGCACTGGCCCCTATCACGCCGCCGCGATACCCTTCAGCAGGAATCGCGGCGGGCCGGTAAATATGGATGATATTCTCAAGGGTTATGCCGAGGCAGCAACGCCCGAGCTGATTTCCAGGTTCGAAAATCTCGACTGCGGGGCAGTTTACGCACCCGTCATCGACCTGCTGCCGACGACACCCTCCCGGATCGCAGATATTGGCAGCGGCACCGGCCGCGACGCCGCATGGTTTGCCGCGCAGGGCCACGACGTTCTCGCCGTCGAGCCGGTCGGAGAGCTTCGTGAACCCGGCATGCAGTTACATTCATCGGAGAAAATAATCTGGCTGGATGACACCTTGCCCGCGCTGACAAGGGCTCGCTGCTATGGCGCCTTTGATCTGGTTGCCCTGTGCGGCGTCTGGCACCACATCCATCACGATGCAAGGCGCGCTGCGATGGAAAGCCTCTCGGCGATGACGGCGACAGGTGGATTGCTGATCATGTCGCTGCGTCATGGCCCGGCGCCCGAGGGCCGCCGCGCCTTTGCCATTTCCCCGGCGGAAACCATAAACGAGGCCGCCCGTCTTGGCTTCACGTTAATCCGGGAAGCGGAGGTGGGTTCCATTCAGGCCGGGAACCGCGCTCTGGGCGTTCACTGGACATGGATTGCCTTGCGAAAAACCGGCAGAACGAGCGGGCTGCTGCAGCAGCCCTGACCGTTATTTCTGACTTAATGGCCGGAAAACTCCACCAGCGTCCGTACCTCGACGCCAAGGTCCTCAAGCTTCTTGCGACCACCGAGATCGGGCAGATCGATAACAAAGCAGGCGGAGACGATATCCGCGCCCATCTGCCGCAAAAGCTTGACCGCGCCTTCGGCAGTGCCGCCGGTCGCGATCAGATCGTCGACCAGAATGACCTTCTCGCCGGGCTGCACGGCGTCCACATGCATTTCCATTTCGTCCACGCCATATTCCAGGCTGTAGGCGACCCGCACCGTGGTGTGTGGCAGCTTGCCCTTCTTGCGGATGGGCACGAAACCGGCCGAGAGCTGATGCGCCACCGCCCCGCCCAGAATGAAGCCGCGTGCTTCCATGCCGGCGATCTTGTCGATCTTCGTTCCCGCATAGGGCTGCACAAGCTCGTCCACCGCCCGGCGGAAAGCCCGCGGATTGCCAAGCAAAGTGGTGATGTCCCGGAAGATGATGCCCGGCTTCGGATAGTCGGGAATGGAACGGATGGCAGCGGAAAGCTCCGAAGCGATAAGGGTCATGGGATTTCCATTTATATGGGAATGGATCAGAAGGTTCGGGCCACCCTATCAACTTGCCGGCTGTGGACCAACAAAAAAGGACCGCGACCGTCGGCCCTCATCTGTTGGTATTGAACCTCAACAGTCTGGGTCGCGTGAACTGCGATCGGACAACGCCCTTGTCCGACAGGCAGCAAAAAAGCCCCCACGGAAACCGTGGGGGCCGTTGATTGCAGCCGCTTGAAACCGGCTCAATGTTCCTTGTTGGCGTAGATCGATTTCTTGGTCAGATAGATCAGTGCCGTGAAGATGAACAGGAACACCATGACCATGAAACCAGTGCGCTTGCGCTGTTCCAGATGCGGCTCCGCAGCCCACATCAGGAAGGCAGAGACGTCCTTGGAATATTGATCCACCGTCTGCGGTGCACCGTCATCATAGGTCACCTGATCGGCGCTGATCGGCGGCGCCATCTTCAGCGCCACGGCGCTGACGAAATACGGGTTGAAATGCGTGCCTTCCGACACTTCAACACCGGCCGGCGCATCCTGATATCCGGTCAGCAGCGCATGGATATAATCCGGGCCGCCTTCCTGGTAACCGCCGATGATCGGGATCATGTCGATGATGAATTGCGGGAACCCGCGTTCAACACCACGCGCCTTGGCAAGCAGCGACATATCAGGCGGTGCGGCCCCGCCATTGGCGGCGGCTGCCGCCTCGTGGTTCGGGAACGGCGAAGGGAAGTGATCGGAAGGTACGGCCTTGCGGCTATACATTTCGCCATCGGCGTTCGGGCCGTCCTGCACTTCATATTCGGCAGCGAAAGCCTTCACCTGATCTTCCGAATAACCGAGATCTCCCAGCGTGCGGAAGGAAACAAGGCTCATCGAATGGCAGGCGGAGCAGACTTCCTTATAGACCTTGAGACCACGCTGCAGCTGGCCTTTGTCGTATTTGCCGAAAGGTCCGGCAAAGGACCAGCTCTGCTCCTCGGGCTTGATGACCGGGAAGTGACCGCCGGCAACCGCATGTTCGGTCTTGGTGGCAAGGTCATGGCTCTCCTCGGCCGCGAATGCGGCGGAGGAACAGCCAATGGCGGCGATGAGCGCGATGCTCGTGAGAAGCGTCTTCATTGTCGTCATCCTTCCTTCGCGCTCAGATCTGGGCGGCCGCTGGCGCGGCACCCTTCTTGGCGGCGTTCTTTTCAAGAACGGCCTCGGTAATGGAATTCGGAATACGCCGCGGCGTTTCGACCAGACCGAGGATCGGCATGATGACGAGGAAGAACCCGAAATAGTACAGCGTGCCGATCTGCGACATGACGACATAGAGGCCTTCCGCAGGACGTGAACCCAGCCAGCCGAGCAGGATGGCGTTGACCACGAAAATCCAGAAGAACAATTTGTACCACGGACGATAGACTGCGGAGCGAACCTTCGACGTATCGAGCCAGGGCAGGAAGAACAGCACGATGATCGCGCCGAACATCACGAGAACGCCACCGAGCTTGGAATCGATCGGCCCGATATTGAAGGTGATGGCGCGCAGCATCGCGTAGAACGGCAGGTAATACCATTCCGGCACGATATGCGCCGGCGTCTTCAGCGGATCCGCCATGATGTAGTTATCAGGGTGGCCGAGGAAGTTCGGCATGTAGAAGATGAACCAGGCATAGGCGATGAGGAACACCGAAACGCCGAGCGCATCCTTCAACGTCGCATAGGGCGTGAAGGGGACCGTATCGGTCTTGCTCTTCACTTCCACGCCGGTCGGGTTGGTCTGGCCGGTCACATGCAGCGCCCAGATATGCAGGATGACGACACCCGCGATCATGAAGGGCAGCAGGTAATGCAGCGCAAAGAAGCGGTTGAGTGTCGGATTGTCGACCGCAAAGCCGCCGAGCAGGAACTGCTGGATCCATTCACCAATCAGCGGGAAAGCCGTGAAGAAGCCGGTGATGACGGTCGCACCCCAGAAGGACATCTGACCCCAGGGAAGGACGTAGCCCATGAAGCCCGTCGCCATCATCAGCAGATAGATCACGCAGCCGAGGATCCAGAGGATTTCGCGCGGCGCCTTGTAGGACCCGTAATAAAGACCACGGGCAATGTGCAGATAGACCGCGATGAAGAAGAACGACGCGCCGTTGGCGTGCATATAACGCAGCAGCCAGCCGTGGTTGACGTCACGCATGATCTTTTCGACGGAATTGAAGGCAACCGTCGTTTCAGCGGCATAATGCATGGCAAGCACGACGCCGGTGAGGATCTGCACGATCAGCATGACGGAAAGCATCGCACCGAAGGTGTAGGCGTAGTTCAGGTTACGCGGGACAGGATAGGCAACGAAGCTGTCATAGATCAAGCGCGGCAAGGGAAGCCGCGAATCGATCCACCTTTCGATGCCGGTGGACGGCTGATAACTGGAATGGCCACTCATGAATATCTGTCCCCTTATCCGATCTTGATCACGGTATCGGATGTGAATGCAAATGTCGGGATGGCGAGGTTCTGCGGCGCCGGACCCTTACGAATGCGGCCCGCCGTATCGTAGTGCGAGCCATGGCAGGGACAGAACCACCCGCCGAAATCGCCGGCCTGGCCGAGCGGAACGCAACCGAGATGGGTGCAGGAACCGATCATGACGATCCAGTTCTCCTTGCCCTCACCGGCCGAACGGTCAATATCCGTCGCCTGGGCGTCGACGGCGATATTGGCATTGCGTGCCACCGGATCCTTGAGATCGCCGAGAGCGACCGCCTTGGCTTCATCGATTTCCTTTTCCGTGCGGTTGCGGATGAAAATCGGCTTGCCGCGCCACTTCACGGTAAGCGACATGCCCGGCTCGACCGCCGCGACATTCACTTCGATGGAAGCGAGCGCCAGCGTCGATGCATCGGGACGCATCTGGTCGATGAAAGGCCATGCGACTGCAGCAGCGCCAACGGCGCCCGTCATTCCGGTTACTAGATAAAGAAAATCGCGACGGGTCGGTTCACCCGAGGCGTCGTGATTGGTTACGTGCTCGCTCACCGCTACACCATCCTCTGCGCTGTTTTTGCCGTAAATCGCATGAGTCCTCCCGCTATGATTTGATCCAGGACAAACTCCGTCCCATCGTCCTGGACACAACTGCGGCATAAAGAAACCGCGTCATTGTGTTTGATCGCAAAATATTGACTGACTTGGCAAGAGCAAAGCACACAAAGCTGCCGTAATTCTGCCTGAGGGGGCCGATTTGTTTCGCATTTTTCCCGAGCCTTGGCAGGCGGGCAACATTGTGCCCGCCTGTGCCCCATGGTACGAGACGCACAGGGAGAGCTTGGAAAGCAGGGATTCGGATGACGGCGAAGCTCGCTTGCATGGTCTCCACCGTGGTGGCTGCCGTTCTTTTCATCGCCAGCCTGCGCTATGTGACGGATTTCTGGCTTCTCGCCTTCGTCACAAGTTTCCAGCTTCACATCGCCATTGTCTGTATCCTGTTGTCGTGCCTCATCTTTTGGGTGACGCGCGATGCGGTTTCCGCCCTGCTCGTGGTCTGGTCGCTGGCGCTTGCCATCCACGCCATCGCCATGCTGATGGAATTCTCCACATCCGCCAATCCGCCATCGGATGCGAGGCCCTTCCGGCTTTTGTCCTTCAACGTGCTGATGGACAATGCCGCCAACGCGGATGCGATTGCCGACACCATTCTCGAATCAGGCGCGGATGCGGTCTATCTGTTCGAAGCGGCGGCGCTGCAATCGGCTCTGCCACGGCTTCAGCAAACCTATCCCCACAGGCTTGGCTGTTATTCGGGAACACCGACCTGCGACCTTTTGATCCTGTCGAAGCGACCGTTGCTGGAAGGCCGTTTCCACAGCCTTAGCGATCTGCGCCGCGACCGTTTCGCAATCACCAGCGTCGATGTCGACGGCACGGAACTGACGCTTGCCGCCGGGCACATCACCAAACCCTATTTCGACGATTATCACCGCGATGAGCTGGATGAGGTCAGCGAAATTCTATTTCGCGTCACCGGGCCGCTCATTCTGGCGGGAGACTTCAATTCGGCGAGCATCGCCCCCGACATGCGCGCTTTCCTTTCCGCCAACGAGCTGAAGAAAGCGACCTGGGAACCCGCCACCTGGCCGACGGAAGCCGGCCGCTTCGGCATCGCCATAGACCACATCTTCGCCCGCGCGCCGGCAACACTGATGAAGACGACCCGCCTGCCCGACAGTCTGGGTTCCAATCATTACGGACTGATGGCGGATTTCATGATCGGAAAATAGCGCGCGTCTTTATTGGGCCGCTTCCTCAGCAGCGAGAAAACCACCCGATTGCCGTGCCCAAAGCTCCGAATAAAGTCCGCCCTGCGAGACCAGGTCGGAATGGCTGCCCTGTTCGACGATACGACCCTGATCCATTACGATCAGCCGGTCCAGCGCCGCGATCGTCGATAGCCGGTGAGCGATGGCGAGCACCGTTTTGCCCTGCATCAACTCATCCAGATTGCTCTGGATCGCAGCCTCCACCTCCGAATCAAGGGCCGAGGTCGCCTCGTCGAGCACGAGGATCGGCGCATCCTTCAGCATCACACGGGCGATGGCGATGCGCTGCCGCTGGCCGCCGGAGAGTTTTACGCCCCGTTCGCCAACATGGGCGTCGAAACCGGTCCGGCCGCGCTGGTCTTCCAGCCTCTCGATAAAATCATCCGCCTTGGCCCGGCGCGTCGCTTCCCGCAACTGCGCTTCGGTGGCATCCATGCGACCGAACATGATGTTGTCGCGGATGGAGCGGTGCAACAGCGAGGTATCCTGCGTGACCATGCCGATATGGGCGCGCAGCGATTCCTGGGTCACTTTGGCAATATCCTGCCCGTCGATGAGGATACGGCCTTTCTCAACGTCATAAAACCGCAGGAGCAGGTTGACGAGCGTGGACTTGCCCGCGCCGGAGCGTCCGACGATGCCGACTTTCTCGCCCGCCTGGATCTCCAGATTGAGATTGTCGATGACGCCATTCGCCCGCCCGTAATGGAAACTGACATTGTCGAAGCGAACGCTCGGTTTCTTGACCTCCAGCACCGCCGCATCCGGCGCGTCAACGAGGCCGATCGGCTGCGAGATCAACTCGGCGGCATTCTGCACCGTGCCGAAATTGCGCATGATGCC
The Agrobacterium cucumeris DNA segment above includes these coding regions:
- the ychF gene encoding redox-regulated ATPase YchF, translated to MGFKCGIVGLPNVGKSTLFNALTKTAAAQAANYPFCTIEPNTGEVAVPDPRMQQLAAIAGSKEIIPTRISFVDIAGLVRGASKGEGLGNKFLANIREVDAVVHVLRCFEDDDITHVEGRINPVGDAETIETELMLADLESLERRVEQTRKRASSKDKESLAQLPVMEAVITLLNGGKPARLLLKTLAAEEIEILKGLNLLTSHPVLYVCNVSEADASSGNEHTEAVAVMAKQQGAECVIISAAIEAEVAQLPADEAEEFLSALGLNEAGLDRLIRAGYHLLDLITYFTVGPKETRAWTIVRGTKAPAAAGVIHTDFERGFIRAFTIGFDDYIAYKGEVGAKEAGKGRDEGKEYVVQDGDVIHFRFNT
- a CDS encoding MaoC family dehydratase, which encodes MTPVAIYTYEDFSVGREFPLGPQSISAEQIIAFASEFDPQPMHLSEEAGRQSILGGLAASGWHTCSLLMRMMADSYIASSTSQGSPGIDYVDWKKPVLAGDTLSGKSIVLEQRPSASRAGIGLVKFRHELYNQRGILVAQGENTVMFLMRADGGLAA
- a CDS encoding MaoC family dehydratase, whose amino-acid sequence is MRLAELSPIGERVTLDTLHFSAEDIIRFARDFDPQPFHLDADAARNSVFGGLCASGWHTGAGWMKCFLSHWAKEVKRLKQQGIEPPRLGPSPGFRELKWKKPVFAGDDVTYFVTLLDTRPLESRAGVWLNTTFNEGVNQSGETVLTFRSGVLEFE
- a CDS encoding class I SAM-dependent methyltransferase; protein product: MDDILKGYAEAATPELISRFENLDCGAVYAPVIDLLPTTPSRIADIGSGTGRDAAWFAAQGHDVLAVEPVGELREPGMQLHSSEKIIWLDDTLPALTRARCYGAFDLVALCGVWHHIHHDARRAAMESLSAMTATGGLLIMSLRHGPAPEGRRAFAISPAETINEAARLGFTLIREAEVGSIQAGNRALGVHWTWIALRKTGRTSGLLQQP
- a CDS encoding adenine phosphoribosyltransferase; translated protein: MTLIASELSAAIRSIPDYPKPGIIFRDITTLLGNPRAFRRAVDELVQPYAGTKIDKIAGMEARGFILGGAVAHQLSAGFVPIRKKGKLPHTTVRVAYSLEYGVDEMEMHVDAVQPGEKVILVDDLIATGGTAEGAVKLLRQMGADIVSACFVIDLPDLGGRKKLEDLGVEVRTLVEFSGH
- a CDS encoding cytochrome c1; this translates as MKTLLTSIALIAAIGCSSAAFAAEESHDLATKTEHAVAGGHFPVIKPEEQSWSFAGPFGKYDKGQLQRGLKVYKEVCSACHSMSLVSFRTLGDLGYSEDQVKAFAAEYEVQDGPNADGEMYSRKAVPSDHFPSPFPNHEAAAAANGGAAPPDMSLLAKARGVERGFPQFIIDMIPIIGGYQEGGPDYIHALLTGYQDAPAGVEVSEGTHFNPYFVSAVALKMAPPISADQVTYDDGAPQTVDQYSKDVSAFLMWAAEPHLEQRKRTGFMVMVFLFIFTALIYLTKKSIYANKEH
- a CDS encoding cytochrome b, encoding MSGHSSYQPSTGIERWIDSRLPLPRLIYDSFVAYPVPRNLNYAYTFGAMLSVMLIVQILTGVVLAMHYAAETTVAFNSVEKIMRDVNHGWLLRYMHANGASFFFIAVYLHIARGLYYGSYKAPREILWILGCVIYLLMMATGFMGYVLPWGQMSFWGATVITGFFTAFPLIGEWIQQFLLGGFAVDNPTLNRFFALHYLLPFMIAGVVILHIWALHVTGQTNPTGVEVKSKTDTVPFTPYATLKDALGVSVFLIAYAWFIFYMPNFLGHPDNYIMADPLKTPAHIVPEWYYLPFYAMLRAITFNIGPIDSKLGGVLVMFGAIIVLFFLPWLDTSKVRSAVYRPWYKLFFWIFVVNAILLGWLGSRPAEGLYVVMSQIGTLYYFGFFLVIMPILGLVETPRRIPNSITEAVLEKNAAKKGAAPAAAQI
- the petA gene encoding ubiquinol-cytochrome c reductase iron-sulfur subunit; this translates as MSEHVTNHDASGEPTRRDFLYLVTGMTGAVGAAAVAWPFIDQMRPDASTLALASIEVNVAAVEPGMSLTVKWRGKPIFIRNRTEKEIDEAKAVALGDLKDPVARNANIAVDAQATDIDRSAGEGKENWIVMIGSCTHLGCVPLGQAGDFGGWFCPCHGSHYDTAGRIRKGPAPQNLAIPTFAFTSDTVIKIG
- a CDS encoding endonuclease/exonuclease/phosphatase family protein, with protein sequence MTAKLACMVSTVVAAVLFIASLRYVTDFWLLAFVTSFQLHIAIVCILLSCLIFWVTRDAVSALLVVWSLALAIHAIAMLMEFSTSANPPSDARPFRLLSFNVLMDNAANADAIADTILESGADAVYLFEAAALQSALPRLQQTYPHRLGCYSGTPTCDLLILSKRPLLEGRFHSLSDLRRDRFAITSVDVDGTELTLAAGHITKPYFDDYHRDELDEVSEILFRVTGPLILAGDFNSASIAPDMRAFLSANELKKATWEPATWPTEAGRFGIAIDHIFARAPATLMKTTRLPDSLGSNHYGLMADFMIGK